GAGGAGAACATAAAGAAGATCCTCGAGGTGTAACCTTGGATCAGATATTCACTTTCTTGGAGGAAAAGTTTCTCGCGTGGATGTGTTTGTTCACAAGGTTCACAGGTTTCTTCGTGATCGCTCCCTTCTTCTCCGAAAGGGCTTTCCCGGTTGTTGTGAAAGTTTTCCTCGCACTCTTCACGAGTTGGTTGACACTCCTCTCATCGGAGATGAGCTTGCCGCTTGATACACCGGTGTTGACCTTGACTCTGAATCTGCTGTTCAACTTCCTGGTGGGTTTTGGGATTGGATTCGTCGTGTACCTTTTTCTTCAAGCGTTCAACGGAGCAGGTTACATTTTCGGTTTTCAGATGGGATTCGGGATGGAAGAAATGCTCGCGTTCGGGGAAGAGCAGACGAACCCTACAGGGGAGCTGATATACTTTCTGGCCCTCACCGTCTTTGTACTCATAAAAGGACCACTCTTGATTTTTGAGGGACTGAAAGACTCTTTGAAGGTGTTTCCCGTAGATCTTGTGAACTTAAGAGGAGATTTCTTCTCCTACATCGTGGAGAGGTCGAACGAGTTCTTCGTGATGATCTTGAA
This sequence is a window from Thermotoga sp.. Protein-coding genes within it:
- the fliR gene encoding flagellar biosynthetic protein FliR, producing the protein MDQIFTFLEEKFLAWMCLFTRFTGFFVIAPFFSERAFPVVVKVFLALFTSWLTLLSSEMSLPLDTPVLTLTLNLLFNFLVGFGIGFVVYLFLQAFNGAGYIFGFQMGFGMEEMLAFGEEQTNPTGELIYFLALTVFVLIKGPLLIFEGLKDSLKVFPVDLVNLRGDFFSYIVERSNEFFVMILKIGVPIIAFMLIVSIVLGIVSRLIPQMNVFMVGLPLKVMIGFILILGMLPIWADMAQRISNLAWNAIQELLGK